The following proteins are encoded in a genomic region of Corylus avellana chromosome ca4, CavTom2PMs-1.0:
- the LOC132178674 gene encoding WAT1-related protein At5g40210-like: MTQQAALQRGRDREREMRGLGVTAAMVATQFADVGLNTILKAAMSREGMSNFVFVVYSNALAVLVLFAASVIVYRKRSLPPVTSLVLCKIFLLGLLSCCVQTFMYAGIGYSSPTLSSAIVDLTPAFTFMLAIISRMEKLDLRVQSSLAKCIGTIVSISGALIVTLYRGLPLASVAASPNSQPNEVLLSAQTNWVLGGILLTFGSLCLSTLFIVQTLIIRECPAELIVTLICCTFVTLQSTAIALIAEIDNPNAWRLGSNMELIAVGYSAVLVVAARSVAVTWACRKKGPVFVALFSPLGIVIAVAMGIPFLGETLYLGSVIGAAVIALGFYAVIWGQAQEEKTIGNRGVCCSDSESSSSKVPLLQNKGLDI, encoded by the exons ATGACTCAACAAGCAGCGTtgcagagagggagagatagagagagagagatgaggggCTTAGGAGTAACAGCAGCCATGGTGGCGACACAGTTCGCCGACGTGGGCTTGAACACCATATTAAAAGCTGCCATGAGTAGAGAAGGGATGAGtaactttgtttttgttgtttactCAAACGCCCTCGCCGTCCTCGTCCTTTTTGCAGCTTCCGTCATCGTTTACAG AAAAAGAAGTCTTCCTCCAGTAACTTCTTTAGTATTGTGTAAAATCTTTCTTCTTGGCCTGCTAAG TTGCTGTGTGCAGACCTTCATGTACGCTGGCATAGGGTACAGCTCTCCAACTTTATCCTCAGCAATAGTCGATTTGACCCCGGCTTTTACCTTCATGCTTGCCATCATCTCCAG GATGGAAAAGCTGGACTTGAGAGTCCAAAGCAGTCTGGCCAAGTGTATTGGAACCATAGTATCTATCTCAGGCGCATTGATTGTGACTTTATACAGAGGTCTGCCTCTGGCAAGTGTTGCCGCATCACCCAATAGTCAACCCAATGAGGTCCTTTTATCAGCGCAAACAAATTGGGTCCTTGGAGGCATTCTCCTAACATTTGGTAGCTTATGTCTTTCAACATTGTTTATTGTCCAG ACCCTGATTATAAGGGAGTGTCCTGCAGAGTTGATTGTAACACTCATTTGTTGCACTTTTGTGACCCTCCAATCTACCGCGATTGCTCTAATTGCAGAGATAGATAATCCAAACGCTTGGAGACTAGGGTCTAATATGGAGTTGATAGCCGTAGGGTACTCG GCTGTTTTGGTGGTAGCTGCACGAAGTGTTGCTGTTACATGGGCATGTCGCAAGAAGGGCCCTGTCTTTGTTGCATTGTTTAGCCCACTGGGGATTGTCATTGCAGTTGCCATGGGGATCCCTTTTCTTGGGGAGACTCTTTATCTTGGAAg TGTAATAGGAGCAGCTGTAATAGCTCTTGGGTTTTATGCTGTGATATGGGGGCAAGCCCAAGAAGAGAAGACGATTGGAAACAGGGGAGTTTGTTGCTCTGACTCTGAGTCATCTTCTTCTAAAGTTCCTCTTTTGCAAAACAAAGGCTTGGACATCTAG
- the LOC132178834 gene encoding protein RICE SALT SENSITIVE 3, producing the protein MEEHLSPLAVTHLLQHTLRSLCIHENSQWVYAVFWRILPRNYPPPKWDGQGAYDRSRGNRRNWILVWEDGFCNFAASSAAEINSGDCPPAASSSVYGNCEFQHYQGLQPELFFKMSHEIYNYGEGLIGKVAADHSHKWIYKEPNDQEINFLSAWHNSADSHPRTWEAQFQSGIKTIALIAVREGVVQLGSIHKVIEDLSYVVLLRKKFSYIESIPGVLLPHPSSSAYPCSPDAWHFQGTLAPGAPPEFYEQYNQPLRVTPSMSSLEALLSKLPSVVPPTTPPQSQFMSSQRALEFMGMEKVAKEETDDHQEVYRPVLDVGESSTSMSAYRHHHQHHFHPNQE; encoded by the exons ATGGAAGAACATCTCAGCCCATTAGCTGTTACTCATCTCCTTCAACACACCCTGAGAAGTTTGTGCATTCATGAAAATTCTCAGTGGGTTTATGCAGTCTTCTGGAGGATCCTACCCAGAAATTACCCCCCACCCAA ATGGGATGGTCAAGGAGCATATGACAGGTCAAGAGGAAACAGGAGAAACTg GATATTGGTCTGGGAAGACGGTTTCTGCAACTTCGCTGCGTCATCAGCAGCTGAGATAAATTCGGGGGATTGTCCACCTGCTGCCTCTTCTTCAGTCTACGGCAACTGTGAGTTCCAACACTACCAAGGACTGCAACCAGAGCTCTTTTTCAAGATGTCCCATGAGATCTACAACTATGGAGAAGG TTTGATAGGAAAAGTGGCTGCAGATCATAGTCATAAGTGGATATACAAAGAACCAAATGACCAAGAAATCAACTTCTTGTCAGCATGGCACAACTCCGCGGATTCA CACCCTAGGACATGGGAAGCTCAGTTCCAGTCTGGTATAAAG ACCATAGCCCTGATTGCAGTTAGAGAAGGTGTTGTTCAGTTAGGAAGCATTCACAAGGTGATTGAAGACCTGAGCTACGTGGTTCTACTAAGAAAGAAATTCAGCTACATTGAAAGCATCCCAGGCGTGCTTTTACCCCACCCATCCTCCTCCGCATACCCGTGTAGCCCAGACGCGTGGCATTTCCAAGGCACCCTTGCACCCGGCGCCCCACCTGAATTCTATGAGCAATACAACCAACCTCTGAGAGTCACGCCTTCCATGAGCAGCCTTGAAGCTCTTCTCTCAAAGCTTCCCTCTGTTGTGCCGCCCACTACGCCACCACAATCACAGTTTATGTCGTCGCAGAGGGCATTGGAATTTATGGGAATGGAGAAAGTTGCCAAGGAGGAAACTGATGATCATCAGGAGGTATATAGGCCTGTGCTCGATGTGGGTGAGAGCAGCACTTCCATGTCGGCGtatcgtcatcatcatcaacatcatTTCCATCCGAACCAAGAATGA